From one Parvularculales bacterium genomic stretch:
- the mutT gene encoding 8-oxo-dGTP diphosphatase MutT, which yields MRVLLVVACALIDEQGRVLLAQRPAGRSFAGLYELPGGKIDTEETPEQAIVRELHEELGINIDPSFLEALTFVSYDYGDFHLLMLVYVCRQWSGVVQPMEGQDLSWVAQENLSDWDMLPANTSIVERLLNRLSI from the coding sequence TGTGGCATGCGCCTTAATTGATGAGCAAGGGCGGGTGTTGTTGGCCCAGCGCCCGGCGGGGAGGTCTTTTGCGGGCCTGTATGAGCTGCCAGGCGGCAAAATTGATACGGAAGAAACGCCGGAGCAGGCGATCGTCCGTGAACTCCATGAAGAGCTCGGCATAAACATTGACCCGTCTTTTCTGGAAGCCCTGACGTTTGTCAGCTATGATTATGGTGATTTTCATCTTCTTATGCTGGTTTATGTATGTCGGCAGTGGTCTGGTGTGGTTCAGCCTATGGAGGGGCAAGATTTGTCGTGGGTTGCACAGGAAAATCTATCAGATTGGGATATGTTGCCTGCAAATACTTCTATCGTAGAGCGATTACTGAACAGACTATCTATCTGA